In a genomic window of Amblyomma americanum isolate KBUSLIRL-KWMA chromosome 4, ASM5285725v1, whole genome shotgun sequence:
- the LOC144128942 gene encoding uncharacterized protein LOC144128942 — translation MLRCCRATLMLRLPPLFLLLQLLAAHLRAAQACPQRCHCLELQVLCQEAGYRELPAPVPRAAVALLLTSNQLERLDTDSFRGLVRLRKLILDNNRIQALAPFAFRGLAGLDELSLQNNPLTVLSQQALSGLSRVRMLELGFNRIARVEPFAFAGSSDLGSISLEGNPLELLRSRAFANLSRVGSLRFPRSLAAMEPDTFAGLKNVSLVSLEAPRLERLPQFAFRGLEHVGELLIRDAEIGLIDSGAFTGLSHARRVTLEGCTVEAVRAAAFAGMRAVGQLRLNANRLGSVLPGALDSLDQASVGHVLLAGNWLPCDCRLHWTPEALRRRGFCSAPAHLLNASAAQVSLDTLPRCLPEHFVPHSRPQSPLSGRQQTSRAAPPPAPRSFAGAPVWVAVALLSLSVARCSPLHSCLAGNRL, via the exons ATGCTGAGGTGCTGTCGGGCAACGCTCATGTTGCGGCTCCCACCGCTGttcctgctgctgcagctgcttgctgcgcaCCTCCGGGCGGCCCAAGCCTGTCCCCAGCGATGCCACTGCCTCGAGCTGCAG GTGCTGTGCCAGGAGGCCGGATACCGCGAGCTGCCAGCGCCCGTGCCCCGCGCGGCCGTGGCGCTGCTGCTCACCAGCAACCAGCTGGAGCGGCTGGACACCGACTCCTTCCGAGGTCTGGTGCGGCTGCGCAAGCTCATCCTGGACAACAACCGCATCCAGGCACTGGCGCCGTTCGCCTTCCGCGGATTGGCCGGCCTCGACGAGCTCAGCCTGCAGAACAACCCGCTCACCGTGCTCTCACAGCAG GCGCTGTCCGGACTGAGCCGGGTGCGGATGCTGGAGCTGGGCTTCAACCGCATCGCCCGCGTGGAGCCGTTCGCCTTCGCCGGCAGCAGCGACCTGGGCAGCATCTCGCTCGAGGGCAATCCGCTCGAGCTGCTGCGGTCGCGCGCCTTCGCCAACCTCAGCCGGGTCGGCTCGCTCAGGTTTCCCAGGAGCCTCGCCGCCATGGAG CCGGACACGTTTGCGGGCCTGAAGAACGTGAGCCTGGTGTCCCTTGAGGCGCCCCGTCTGGAACGTCTGCCGCAGTTCGCCTTCCGGGGCCTCGAGCACGTCGGAGAGCTCCTGATCCGCGACGCCGAGATCGGCCTCATCGACTCGGGCGCCTTCACTGGACTCAGCCACGCGCGCCGCGTGACGCTCGAGGGCTGCACCGTGGAGGCCGTGCGCGCAGCCGCCTTCGCCGGCATGCGCGCCGTGGGCCAGCTGCGGCTGAACGCCAACCGGCTGGGCAGCGTGCTGCCGGGCGCACTGGATTCCCTGGACCAGGCCTCCGTGGGGCACGTCCTCCTGGCGGGCAACTGGCTGCCCTGCGACTGCCGCCTGCACTGGACGCCGGAAGCCCTGAGGCGGCGAGGATTCTGTTCGGCGCCCGCGCACCTGCTCAACGCGTCCGCCGCACAGGTGTCGCTGGACACGCTGCCGCGGTGTCTGCCCGAGCACTTTGTGCCCCACTCGCGGCCGCAGAGTCCACTGTCCGGACGCCAGCAGACCAGCCGCGCCGCTCCGCCGCCGGCACCTCGAAGCTTCGCCGGTGCTCCGGTGTGGGTGGCCGTGGCGCTGCTGTCGTTATCCGTTGCCAGATGCTCGCCGCTGCACAGCTGCCTCGCGGGAAATCGCCTTTGA